One stretch of Xiphophorus maculatus strain JP 163 A chromosome 19, X_maculatus-5.0-male, whole genome shotgun sequence DNA includes these proteins:
- the rps6kl1 gene encoding ribosomal protein S6 kinase-like 1 isoform X1: MAKRDYLVEAAKQIRMALDSEVNEDYEAAFSYYKNGVDLLLNGVQLDPNKDRREAVKRKTTQYLKRAEEIFITHLQDNLGKGGTHLGGYSSLRFRPIRHLSSPVEDLEMCKVVGVSDKVLIVQSMVNKETFVVKSLVKSSWESRDQTTIIPQGVPYMVKLLRYYVSEDAVYLHLEHIKGGRLFSKLHKLRSEKAREHLDPCIISGQHNVKLKTSHTSPAISRDYQQNSRSTAAIPHKLTDESPDTDFPNSWDETQQRLESCGTHSYIEETGCLQNTRSAASFYTKLDQQTLISGLTRTQVNTHIHPPAPSLCLHSNEAQEKPALPLSCARVSQALDVMSELHKKKAGMGLIECSTDFEAAWKAADPAHSYNNTNLYAVTGNNLQRATPQTNQILFKRTEPPKSQKDAMSSSPAILHLPLHCQTQIRGRASWETNGSHQGSFVAESSEEINAESKEESSPLVEERNGMIVIRSTDRAVFSDHADTTIISESSCDFPASLFHGSVNTQVKSSGACQKRENCPRGEKQGIEVACEVVSPGGKNLKAGSYVSWFSPDPLGATSHSDRKNLEGSEKHEEDQIIEVDGWCHLPRFPAKTSRPAEKALQSYWGLPEGEVRVWGAQILLALESLHEQGILCRDLNPRNILLTGNGKVCLTFFSQWSEVQSEISSKAMEQMYCAPEIGGVSRITEACDWWSLGALLFELLTGMPLWQLHPAGIHSHTQLLIPDHLSAAAASLLTELLQFDAGYRLGSGGGGVSDIKCHPFFSGVSWKALSC, translated from the exons ATGGCAAAGAGAGATTACCTGGTGGAAGCTGCCAAGCAAATCCGAATGGCTTTGGACAGCGAGGTCAACGAAGACTACGAGGCGGCCTTCAGTTACTACAAGAATGGAGTGGACTTACTGCTGAATGGAGTTCAGT TGGACCCAAACAAAGATAGGAGGGAGGCTGTGAAGAGGAAAACAACCCAGTATCTGAAGCGAGCCGAAGAAATCTTTATAACCCATCTGCAGGATAACCTAGGAAAAGGAGGCACTCATTTAGGG gGCTACAGCAGTCTGAGATTTCGCCCGATCCGACACCTGAGTTCTCCCGTAGAGGATCTGGAAATGTGTAAAGTGGTGGGAGTCAGCGATAAG gtcCTGATTGTGCAAAGCATGGTCAACAAAGAGACGTTTGTTGTAAAG AGCCTTGTCAAATCTAGCTGGGAGAGCAGAGACCAAACAACCATTATTCCTCAAGGTGTGCCCTACATGGTGAAGCTGCTACGGTATTATGTCAGTGAGGATGCTGTGTACCTGCATCTGGAGCATATCAAGG GTGGGAGGCTTTTCTCCAAGTTGCACAAACTTAGAAGTGAGAAAGCCAGGGAACACCTGGACCCATGCATCATCTCTGGGCAGCACAACGTCAAGCTGAAGACAAGCCACACCTCACCTGCAATCAGCAGAGACTACCAGCAAAACAGCAGGAGCACAGCAGCGATTCCACACAAACTGACCGACGAGAGTCCGGATACAGACTTCCCAAACTCATGGGACGAGACTCAGCAGCGACTGGAAAGCTGCGGGACTCACTCCTACATAGAGGAGACAGGTTGTCTCCAGAACACCCGATCGGCCGCGTCATTTTACACCAAGCTGGATCAGCAGACGCTGATCTCCGGCCTCACGAGGACACAGGTCAACACCCACATCCATCCACCAGCCCCTAGTTTGTGTTTGCATTCCAACGAAGCTCAGGAAAAGCCAGCTCTTCCTCTCTCTTGTGCCCGTGTCAGCCAAGCTCTCGATGTCATGTCAGAACTCCATAAAAAGAAGGCTGGGATGGGTCTTATAGAGTGCAGTACAGACTTCGAGGCAGCCTGGAAAGCTGCAGACCCAGCACACAGCTATAACAACACCAACCTCTATGCAGTGACTGGCAATAATTTGCAAAGAGCAACACCTCAGACAAATCAGATCTTGTTTAAAAGAACAGAACCCCCTAAAAGTCAAAAAGACGCTATGAGTTCCTCTCCTGCAATTCTGCATCTCCCTCTCCATTGCCAAACCCAAATCCGTGGCAGGGCATCATGGGAAACTAATGGCTCTCATCAGGGATCTTTTGTTGCTGAAAGTTCTGAAGAGATAAATGCAGAGTCAAAGGAAGAAAGCAGTCCCCTTGtagaagaaagaaatggaaTGATAGTCATCAGGAGTACGGACAGAGCAGTATTTTCTGACCATGCGGACACAACCATCATCTCTGAAAGTTCATGTGATTTTCCTGCTTCTCTTTTCCACGGAAGCGTTAATACACAGGTTAAGTCATCAGGAGcatgtcaaaaaagagaaaattgtcCCAGAGGTGAAAAACAGGGTATAGAAGTGGCATGTGAGGTAGTGAGTCCTGGAGGGAAGAACCTAAAAGCAGGATCATACGTAAGCTGGTTCTCTCCTGACCCATTGGGAGCCACATCCCACAGCGACAGAAAGAACCTGGAGGGATCAGAGAAGCACGAAGAAGACCAGATCATTGAGGTGGACGGCTGGTGTCACCTGCCGCGCTTTCCTGCCAAGACCTCCAGGCCTGCAGAGAAGGCCTTACAGAGCTACTGGGGGCTTCCAGAAGGAGAGGTGCGTGTGTGGGGGGCGCAGATTCTGTTGGCCCTGGAGAGTCTACACGAGCAAGGCATCTTGTGTCGGGATCTCAACCCGAGGAACATTTTGCTCACTGGCAACG GAAAGGTGTGTTTGACGTTTTTCAGCCAGTGGAGTGAGGTTCAGTCAGAGATTAGCTCCAAAGCCATGGAGCAGATGTACTGTGCTCCag AAATCGGAGGAGTGTCGAGGATTACAGAGGCTTGTGACTGGTGGAGTCTCGGGGCTTTGCTCTTTGAACTTCTAACAGGAATG CCCCTTTGGCAGCTCCATCCAGCGGGAATCCATTCCCACACCCAGCTGCTCATCCCTGACCACCTAAGTGCTGCAGCTGCGTCCCTGCTCACTGAG CTACTTCAGTTTGATGCAGGTTATCGCTTGGGTTCTGGAGGTGGAGGAGTAAGCGACATCAAATGCCACCCCTTCTTCAGCGGTGTCTCCTGGAAAGCTCTGTCCTGCTAG
- the rps6kl1 gene encoding ribosomal protein S6 kinase-like 1 isoform X2, translating to MCALSQSLVKSSWESRDQTTIIPQGVPYMVKLLRYYVSEDAVYLHLEHIKGGRLFSKLHKLRSEKAREHLDPCIISGQHNVKLKTSHTSPAISRDYQQNSRSTAAIPHKLTDESPDTDFPNSWDETQQRLESCGTHSYIEETGCLQNTRSAASFYTKLDQQTLISGLTRTQVNTHIHPPAPSLCLHSNEAQEKPALPLSCARVSQALDVMSELHKKKAGMGLIECSTDFEAAWKAADPAHSYNNTNLYAVTGNNLQRATPQTNQILFKRTEPPKSQKDAMSSSPAILHLPLHCQTQIRGRASWETNGSHQGSFVAESSEEINAESKEESSPLVEERNGMIVIRSTDRAVFSDHADTTIISESSCDFPASLFHGSVNTQVKSSGACQKRENCPRGEKQGIEVACEVVSPGGKNLKAGSYVSWFSPDPLGATSHSDRKNLEGSEKHEEDQIIEVDGWCHLPRFPAKTSRPAEKALQSYWGLPEGEVRVWGAQILLALESLHEQGILCRDLNPRNILLTGNGKVCLTFFSQWSEVQSEISSKAMEQMYCAPEIGGVSRITEACDWWSLGALLFELLTGMPLWQLHPAGIHSHTQLLIPDHLSAAAASLLTELLQFDAGYRLGSGGGGVSDIKCHPFFSGVSWKALSC from the exons ATGTGTGCGCTTTCACAGAGCCTTGTCAAATCTAGCTGGGAGAGCAGAGACCAAACAACCATTATTCCTCAAGGTGTGCCCTACATGGTGAAGCTGCTACGGTATTATGTCAGTGAGGATGCTGTGTACCTGCATCTGGAGCATATCAAGG GTGGGAGGCTTTTCTCCAAGTTGCACAAACTTAGAAGTGAGAAAGCCAGGGAACACCTGGACCCATGCATCATCTCTGGGCAGCACAACGTCAAGCTGAAGACAAGCCACACCTCACCTGCAATCAGCAGAGACTACCAGCAAAACAGCAGGAGCACAGCAGCGATTCCACACAAACTGACCGACGAGAGTCCGGATACAGACTTCCCAAACTCATGGGACGAGACTCAGCAGCGACTGGAAAGCTGCGGGACTCACTCCTACATAGAGGAGACAGGTTGTCTCCAGAACACCCGATCGGCCGCGTCATTTTACACCAAGCTGGATCAGCAGACGCTGATCTCCGGCCTCACGAGGACACAGGTCAACACCCACATCCATCCACCAGCCCCTAGTTTGTGTTTGCATTCCAACGAAGCTCAGGAAAAGCCAGCTCTTCCTCTCTCTTGTGCCCGTGTCAGCCAAGCTCTCGATGTCATGTCAGAACTCCATAAAAAGAAGGCTGGGATGGGTCTTATAGAGTGCAGTACAGACTTCGAGGCAGCCTGGAAAGCTGCAGACCCAGCACACAGCTATAACAACACCAACCTCTATGCAGTGACTGGCAATAATTTGCAAAGAGCAACACCTCAGACAAATCAGATCTTGTTTAAAAGAACAGAACCCCCTAAAAGTCAAAAAGACGCTATGAGTTCCTCTCCTGCAATTCTGCATCTCCCTCTCCATTGCCAAACCCAAATCCGTGGCAGGGCATCATGGGAAACTAATGGCTCTCATCAGGGATCTTTTGTTGCTGAAAGTTCTGAAGAGATAAATGCAGAGTCAAAGGAAGAAAGCAGTCCCCTTGtagaagaaagaaatggaaTGATAGTCATCAGGAGTACGGACAGAGCAGTATTTTCTGACCATGCGGACACAACCATCATCTCTGAAAGTTCATGTGATTTTCCTGCTTCTCTTTTCCACGGAAGCGTTAATACACAGGTTAAGTCATCAGGAGcatgtcaaaaaagagaaaattgtcCCAGAGGTGAAAAACAGGGTATAGAAGTGGCATGTGAGGTAGTGAGTCCTGGAGGGAAGAACCTAAAAGCAGGATCATACGTAAGCTGGTTCTCTCCTGACCCATTGGGAGCCACATCCCACAGCGACAGAAAGAACCTGGAGGGATCAGAGAAGCACGAAGAAGACCAGATCATTGAGGTGGACGGCTGGTGTCACCTGCCGCGCTTTCCTGCCAAGACCTCCAGGCCTGCAGAGAAGGCCTTACAGAGCTACTGGGGGCTTCCAGAAGGAGAGGTGCGTGTGTGGGGGGCGCAGATTCTGTTGGCCCTGGAGAGTCTACACGAGCAAGGCATCTTGTGTCGGGATCTCAACCCGAGGAACATTTTGCTCACTGGCAACG GAAAGGTGTGTTTGACGTTTTTCAGCCAGTGGAGTGAGGTTCAGTCAGAGATTAGCTCCAAAGCCATGGAGCAGATGTACTGTGCTCCag AAATCGGAGGAGTGTCGAGGATTACAGAGGCTTGTGACTGGTGGAGTCTCGGGGCTTTGCTCTTTGAACTTCTAACAGGAATG CCCCTTTGGCAGCTCCATCCAGCGGGAATCCATTCCCACACCCAGCTGCTCATCCCTGACCACCTAAGTGCTGCAGCTGCGTCCCTGCTCACTGAG CTACTTCAGTTTGATGCAGGTTATCGCTTGGGTTCTGGAGGTGGAGGAGTAAGCGACATCAAATGCCACCCCTTCTTCAGCGGTGTCTCCTGGAAAGCTCTGTCCTGCTAG
- the LOC102219474 gene encoding olfactomedin-4-like translates to MMLLVLVLLLSASSPALAWIPVQDWESGNVTTSVDSSGQCICHVFLPDTTFPADRVEHMQQVSKDLILEVEIQKNKMVKYKGKLVIYLEELKQLEARLAVLESSPDDYIKLDFEMLRIELREFEMLVSQLKDSLNSSSPLFNSLYIEIHNMTLLVNQLETYDKSNLEVIRHQFAKLQMKLEECQKDQDIIEPDIGSCNHTGILSFSNPLVVQFNAHLSSGYVYGGWGKDSKPIRGYENLHFYGAYTSPGGVYDFYFYSNYENLLLRKNYKRITLPTDWVGVGNNYIVHSNSIYYQHNTPFSMTKFNLTSSKYDYRVISGASTSFSYAYSDSQNLDFAADETGLWVMYASTGNKGKIVIAKINEDSFGIENTWHTGVYKQSAGNAFMICGVMYASRTVDINTEEIFYAYDTKTKQERNLSIQFKKFQNSYSNLDYNPSDQKLYMFNDGYYVSYNVKFNKE, encoded by the exons ATGATGCTGTTGGTTCTAGTTCTGCTCCTCAGCGCCTCTAGTCCTGCTTTGGCCTGGATT CCAGTGCAAGACTGGGAGTCTGGAAATGTGACGACTTCTGTGGATTCATCTGGTCAGTGCATCTGCCATGTTTTCCTCCCTGACACCACCTTCCCCGCAGACCGCGTTGAGCACATGCAGCAAGTCAGCAAAGATCTAATCCTGGAGGTTGAAATCCAGAAGAATAAG atGGTGAAGTACAAGGGCAAACTGGTGATTTATCTTGAAGAACTGAAGCAACTGGAGGCAAGATTGGCCGTCTTGGAAAGCAGTCCCGATGATTACATCAAACTAGATTTTGAGATGCTCAGGATTGAACTCAGAGAGTTTGAGATGCTGGTGTCTCAGCTCAAAGACTCGCTCAACTCTTCTTCACCCCTGTTCAACAGTCTGTACATTGAG ATCCACAACATGACGCTCCTTGTGAACCAGCTGGAGACTTATGACAAGAGCAACCTGGAGGTGATCCGACATCAGTTTGCCAAGCTGCAGATGAAACTAGAGGAGTGTCAGAAGGACCAAGATATAATCGAACCAGATATTG gaAGCTGCAATCACACGGGAATCTTAAGCTTCAGCAATCCATTGGTGGTGCAGTTCAATGCTCATCTCAGTTCAGGTTACGTGTACGGTGGCTGGGGGAAAGACTCCAAGCCTATCCGAGGTTATGAGAACTTGCACTTCTACGGCGCATACACCAGTCCTGGGGGTGtctatgacttttatttttactccaaCTATGAAAATCTGCTCTTGAGGAAGAACTATAAAAGAATTACCCTTCCTACTGATTGGGTGGGTGTTGGCAACAACTACATAGTGCACAGTAATTCAATTTACTACCAGCACAACACCCCTTTCAGCATGACCAAATTTAATCTGACCTCTTCCAAGTATGACTACAGAGTGATTTCTGGCGCAAGCACAAGTTTCTCTTATGCTTACTCGGACAGTCAGAACCTGGACTTTGCAGCTGATGAAACAGGATTGTGGGTAATGTATGCTTCGACTGGGAACAAGGGAAAAATTGTCattgctaaaataaatgaagactCTTTTGGCATTGAGAATACGTGGCATACTGGTGTATACAAACAGTCAGCTGGCAATGCTTTCATGATCTGTGGAGTGATGTATGCCAGCAGGACGGTGGATATCAACACTGAGGAGATCTTCTATGCTTACGACACCAAGACCAAGCAAGAGAGAAACCTCAGCATCCAATTCAAGAAGTTCCAGAATTCATACAGCAACCTGGACTACAACCCCTCTGATCAGAAGCTCTACATGTTCAACGATGGCTATTATGTGTCATACAATGTGAAATTTAACAAAGAATGA